In the genome of Paenibacillus sp. FSL R5-0766, one region contains:
- a CDS encoding SMI1/KNR4 family protein: MDPNVSLNVLMDELNHLLDERIQDQEIRQLFEEYQHREGASEESLDLFEKEYGIRLPGDFRAFYQRKDGSGYGLHVLYPGDAETGRCTPFYLMSLEEIRETKQYFCEVDEKLEEYYSAEEISQLDPEIKPYLFHKQWIPFATIAGGSLYLMLDFDPTAEGTYGQIIMYVHDPDFVYFLTPTFTDLLVMSNRNLKMMDEITY; encoded by the coding sequence TTGGACCCGAATGTATCATTAAACGTGTTAATGGACGAGTTGAATCACTTGTTAGATGAGAGAATACAGGATCAAGAGATTCGGCAATTGTTTGAAGAATATCAACATCGGGAAGGTGCATCCGAGGAAAGTCTGGATCTATTCGAAAAGGAGTATGGCATCCGGCTGCCTGGCGATTTTCGTGCCTTTTACCAAAGGAAAGACGGCAGTGGCTACGGGTTGCATGTGCTGTACCCGGGTGATGCCGAGACGGGCCGATGTACGCCATTTTATCTGATGTCATTGGAAGAGATTCGAGAGACCAAACAATACTTCTGTGAAGTAGATGAGAAGTTGGAAGAGTATTATTCTGCGGAGGAGATCAGCCAGTTGGACCCGGAGATCAAGCCATACCTGTTCCACAAACAATGGATTCCTTTTGCAACAATCGCGGGAGGTTCACTGTATCTGATGCTCGATTTTGATCCAACGGCGGAAGGGACGTATGGGCAGATTATTATGTATGTACACGATCCGGACTTTGTTTATTTCCTAACGCCTACTTTCACTGATCTGCTCGTTATGTCGAACCGTAATTTGAAGATGATGGATGAGATCACGTATTAA